From one Melospiza melodia melodia isolate bMelMel2 chromosome 4, bMelMel2.pri, whole genome shotgun sequence genomic stretch:
- the MIOX gene encoding inositol oxygenase — protein MSSLQEGPDSSEEPQPGKAKSEFRNYTEGKLIDRVYNTYRLMHTHQTVEFVRRKSAQYGSCSQRRMSVMEALELLDQLVDESDPDVDFPNSFHAFQTAEGIRRAHPDKDWFHLVGLLHDLGKVLVLFGEPQWAVVGDTFPVGCKVQKSVVYGDSTFHENPDTKDPRYSTECGMYQPGCGLDNVLMSWGHDEYMYQVMKFNKFALPKEAFYMVRFHSFYPWHAHGDYGHLCSEEDRRMLPWLRELNKFDLYTKQEELPDVQQLRAYYQGLIDKYCPGQLCW, from the exons atgagcagccTGCAGGAG GGCCCCGACTCCTCCGAGGAGCCGCAGCCCGGCAAGGCCAAGAGCGAGTTCCGCAACTACACC GAGGGGAAGCTGATCGACCGCGTGTACAACACCTACCGGCTCATGCACACGCACCAGACCGTGGAGTTCGTCCGCAGGAAG AGCGCGCAGTACGGCTCCTGCTCGCAGCGGAGGATGAGCGTGATGGAGGCGCTGGAGCTGCTGGACCAGCTCGTGGACGAGTCGGACCCCGACGTGGATTTCCCCAACTCCTTCCACGCCTTCCAGACGGCCGAGGGGATCCGCCGGGCGCACCCCGACAAAG ACTGGTTCCACCTCGTGGGGCTCCTGCATGACCTGGGCAAGGTGCTGGTGCTGTTCGGGGAGCCCCAG TGggccgtggtcggggacaccttCCCGGTGGGCTGCAAGGTGCAGAAGTCGGTGGTGTACGGGGACTCCACCTTCCACGAGAACCCCGACACCAAAGACCCCCGGTACAG cACCGAGTGCGGGATGTACCAGCCCGGCTGCGGCCTGGACAACGTCCTCATGTCCTGGGGCCACGATG AGTACATGTACCAAGTGATGAAGTTCAACAAGTTCGCCCTGCCCAAGGAG GCCTTCTACATGGTTCGCTTCCACTCCTTCTACCCCTGGCACGCCCACGGTGACTACGGGCACCTGTGCTCGGAGGAGGATCGCCGCATGCTGCCCTGGCTCCGCGAGCTCAA CAAGTTCGACCTGTACACCAAGCAGGAGGAGCTGCCCGACGTGCAGCAGCTCCGCGCTTACTACCAGGGCCTCATCGACAAATACTGCCcggggcagctctgctggtga